The following are encoded in a window of Neomicrococcus lactis genomic DNA:
- a CDS encoding TetR/AcrR family transcriptional regulator → MGMNEPPSVAPSTATEGQRNETTTPGNGRRSGRGRLDLSLILKAGADLIEDESIHHLSMRNLASRLGVQAMSLYRYVPSRDVLIDGIVDLVLQDLDANPDVHKEPVDGWEEFVRRLSYGFRKVAHDHPQVFPVVATRPAQAPWIRPPMRSLTWIDRFLGALRESGFSAEATVRAYRAYSSFLLGHLLLELAGDDVDISDIVPDAGKTERATDHATLREKADLSEFPSVSELESLLKENHSRQEFERGLEETISWMARLQDA, encoded by the coding sequence ATGGGGATGAATGAGCCCCCGTCCGTAGCACCATCAACCGCAACGGAAGGGCAGCGCAATGAAACCACCACTCCTGGGAATGGTCGTAGATCAGGCCGGGGTCGGCTAGACCTGAGCCTTATTTTGAAGGCCGGCGCAGACCTCATTGAGGATGAATCGATACATCATTTGTCGATGCGCAATCTTGCAAGTCGACTCGGCGTACAAGCGATGTCTTTGTACCGCTACGTGCCGTCTCGTGATGTCTTGATCGACGGCATCGTTGATCTGGTCCTGCAGGATCTTGACGCTAATCCCGACGTTCATAAAGAGCCGGTTGATGGCTGGGAAGAGTTTGTTCGCAGACTCTCTTATGGGTTCCGCAAAGTGGCCCACGATCATCCGCAAGTGTTTCCCGTCGTCGCCACTAGGCCAGCTCAAGCGCCATGGATTCGGCCACCAATGCGTTCCTTGACGTGGATCGACCGATTCTTGGGCGCCTTGCGGGAGAGTGGATTCTCTGCCGAGGCCACAGTTCGCGCTTACCGTGCGTACTCGAGTTTCCTCTTGGGCCACTTGCTACTTGAACTCGCTGGAGACGACGTCGACATTTCAGACATTGTTCCGGACGCTGGAAAGACGGAACGCGCCACGGATCATGCCACTCTTCGCGAAAAGGCAGATCTTAGCGAATTCCCGTCCGTTTCCGAACTCGAATCACTCCTGAAGGAAAACCACTCGAGGCAAGAATTTGAACGTGGCTTAGAAGAGACCATCTCGTGGATGGCGCGTCTTCAAGATGCATAG
- a CDS encoding NAD(P)-dependent oxidoreductase, with product MTNMTLQPAITMLPSPEHSDWTTQALARAIEDAGASHVAPDAQPHGMIVGWGADTEELLRVLNETPSIQWVQLPFAGIESYKASLTAHPDLTWTSAKGIYGPPVGEHALALTLALLRDLPERVRATSWGASSGITLNGARAVVVGAGGVAQESIRLLKAFDTHVTAVRRSTQPVPGADLTVTTPQLREALPEADVVVLAAALTEETRNLIGEAELALMKETAVLVNVGRGGLVNTDALTTALASGAIKGAGLDVTEPEPLPDSHPLWSERRCIITPHTADTLEICVPLYVARIRKNIAALTERLNGAGSEEGAELEGLVDARAGY from the coding sequence ATGACCAACATGACACTCCAGCCCGCTATCACTATGCTTCCATCCCCGGAACATAGCGATTGGACGACGCAGGCTCTGGCTCGAGCGATCGAAGACGCCGGCGCAAGCCACGTCGCCCCTGATGCTCAGCCGCACGGAATGATTGTTGGTTGGGGCGCTGACACCGAGGAACTACTTCGCGTTCTCAATGAGACCCCGAGCATACAGTGGGTGCAGCTCCCCTTTGCTGGAATTGAGAGTTACAAAGCATCCCTCACCGCTCACCCCGACCTCACATGGACCAGCGCTAAAGGCATCTACGGCCCGCCGGTCGGCGAACACGCCCTCGCTTTGACGCTGGCTCTCTTGCGAGATCTTCCCGAGCGTGTCCGCGCCACCTCGTGGGGCGCCTCAAGTGGCATCACCCTCAATGGAGCGCGCGCCGTTGTCGTAGGTGCTGGAGGTGTGGCTCAAGAGAGCATCCGCCTGCTCAAGGCTTTCGATACCCATGTCACCGCAGTTCGCCGCTCGACGCAACCCGTCCCCGGCGCGGATCTCACCGTCACCACGCCGCAATTGCGGGAGGCACTTCCGGAAGCAGACGTCGTCGTACTGGCTGCAGCCCTGACCGAAGAAACGCGCAACCTTATTGGCGAAGCCGAGCTGGCACTCATGAAAGAGACCGCGGTTTTGGTCAACGTGGGCCGCGGTGGTTTGGTGAATACGGACGCGCTGACGACGGCGCTGGCGAGCGGAGCCATCAAGGGTGCCGGTCTCGATGTGACCGAGCCAGAGCCGTTGCCAGATTCGCATCCGCTCTGGTCAGAGCGACGTTGCATTATCACCCCGCACACCGCGGACACCTTAGAAATCTGCGTGCCGTTGTACGTCGCGCGTATCAGAAAGAATATCGCCGCGCTCACGGAACGGCTCAACGGTGCGGGTTCCGAAGAGGGCGCGGAGCTTGAAGGCCTTGTCGACGCGCGTGCCGGATACTAG